One genomic window of Paenisporosarcina antarctica includes the following:
- a CDS encoding trimeric intracellular cation channel family protein produces the protein MAWEVLSIIGTIAFAVSGAIVAMEEEYDLFGVYLLGIVTAFGGGAIRNLLIGVPVSALWEQEMMFQIALFAITAVFLFPLKLLKHWNRWGKFFDAIGLSAFAIQGALFAVHLGLPISATVVAAVLTGSGGGIVRDVLAGRKPLVLKNEVYAVWAAIAGLVIGFDLATDDISLYILFVLMTVLRVVSYLYNWRLPFRSLLETEKAD, from the coding sequence GTGGCTTGGGAAGTGTTAAGTATTATTGGAACAATTGCATTTGCTGTATCAGGGGCAATTGTTGCTATGGAAGAAGAATATGATTTGTTCGGTGTATATTTACTCGGAATTGTGACTGCCTTTGGTGGAGGAGCAATTCGGAATTTATTAATAGGAGTACCCGTCTCAGCACTATGGGAACAAGAAATGATGTTTCAAATTGCCCTTTTTGCAATTACAGCTGTCTTTTTATTCCCACTGAAATTATTAAAACATTGGAATCGCTGGGGGAAATTCTTCGATGCAATTGGACTTTCTGCTTTTGCAATTCAAGGGGCATTATTCGCTGTACACCTTGGACTCCCTATAAGTGCAACCGTTGTCGCTGCAGTATTAACAGGTTCAGGAGGCGGGATCGTTCGTGATGTCTTGGCCGGACGGAAACCACTTGTACTTAAAAATGAAGTGTATGCAGTATGGGCAGCAATTGCAGGTTTAGTTATTGGTTTTGACCTTGCTACAGACGATATTTCGCTCTATATTTTGTTTGTATTGATGACTGTCTTACGAGTTGTCTCCTACTTATATAATTGGCGTTTGCCATTTCGTTCTTTACTTGAAACAGAAAAAGCAGATTAA
- a CDS encoding rhodanese-like domain-containing protein, whose translation MKTIQPEKLQEKLEASEKVHMIDVREADEVAKGIIPGAEHIPLGLVEFKYQDLDKTKEYVIICRSGGRSGMACQFLEGQGFDVTNMSGGMLDWQGEVEI comes from the coding sequence ATGAAAACGATTCAACCTGAAAAATTACAAGAAAAGCTAGAAGCTAGTGAAAAAGTTCATATGATTGATGTTCGCGAAGCGGATGAAGTTGCTAAAGGTATAATACCTGGTGCAGAACATATTCCATTAGGATTAGTAGAATTCAAATACCAAGATTTAGACAAAACGAAGGAATACGTAATTATTTGTCGTTCTGGAGGACGTAGTGGAATGGCTTGTCAATTCCTAGAAGGTCAAGGGTTTGATGTAACGAACATGTCTGGCGGTATGTTAGACTGGCAAGGTGAAGTTGAAATATAG
- the hfq gene encoding RNA chaperone Hfq, whose protein sequence is MKPINIQDVCLNQFRKNSIFVTVFLLNGFQLKGIIKSYDNFTVLLESDGKQQLIYKHAISTFVPAKSVVITMDET, encoded by the coding sequence ATGAAACCAATAAATATTCAAGATGTTTGTTTAAATCAGTTTCGCAAAAATAGTATATTTGTTACTGTATTTTTATTAAATGGTTTTCAGTTAAAAGGAATTATCAAATCCTACGATAACTTTACGGTGTTATTAGAATCTGATGGTAAACAGCAACTCATTTATAAACACGCCATTTCTACATTCGTACCTGCAAAATCAGTAGTAATAACAATGGATGAAACTTAA